Genomic segment of Neoarius graeffei isolate fNeoGra1 chromosome 7, fNeoGra1.pri, whole genome shotgun sequence:
cagCATCTTCCTGACAGTCATTGCACCAAAACTGCCACAAAAACCAGCAGCTATGACTTACGCACAGTCAACTACAGCACTGCAGTCTCATTACCAGCCGAAGCCCTTGGTAATTGTGGACAGGACCGTTTTCAGAAGCACAATCAATAGGGAAGACAGTCAGTGGCAGGTTATATCGTCACATTGAGACAAGCATCAACACAATATGACTGAGGGGCACATTTAAGCAAAGCTCTGAGAGATCGCTGTCTGAGTGGACTGGCCGCTGAGGCAATCCTTGATTTGCAAGTGACTTCAAAgcaaaaatagaaacccggatgtcggccacgttgatggagatacaaatgcagggtcaagcgacattccatacaaaacagtcacacgTGCGCAAcgctctgtttttccactgctttaagcattcttttagctctgccatatctttgtgctgtatgtggttgtggtcacaacagtactcgtgactagGGCTGGGTATTGATCAAAATTTTTCAATTCCGGTTCCGATACCTTCATTTCGATACCGGTTCCTGAATGGTACCTTTTTCGATTCCTAATTTATAATATTAATCCTGGAAAAAATGAAAATTTCATTACACATTCTGTTGCACATATTGGAGTATATTTATTCAAGTTATTTCCAGTGCAAAAAGAACACCAACACACTATCATattcacaccatacacacacacacacatgccaatGTAATCAACAGTTTTTCTTCAAGAAAATTAACATATCAGCCTTCTCAGAACCACTCATCCGCAGTTACAGCCACATCCCTGACGTCTTTCAATTCTGTCTTGACCCTTTCCTTCTCGGCTGCGTACCAGGCAGGTATGCATGTGTTTGCCAGCATGTCTCTGCTGGGGGGCTGATACCTGGGGTTAAGGGTTCTTATCTCCCTAATTGACAAACAttagacaaaacatcaaaaataaCATAGTTATGTTCTCATTGCTTAAAAACACATCACTTAAAATACATCTAGGCTTAATTTAGATAAAGATAAAGGATTACAGGTAAATATACTGTAAATGAAGGATTTGTTCAACAATATCCGGTACAGCCAACTTACCTAAACCACGGAGTCTCCATTGTAGAAAAAGGCAGCAAACCTTTCACCACAAACTGTGTCACTGCCCTGTGGCACTCGGCTTGTTTTTCTTTGGTCATTTTGGCCTTTTCTGCTAGTGTGAATGGATTTACGGTAGCTGCCAGCCTTTTCCTCCTCACAGGGACCTGGGCAGAGGCTGTGAAGGTTTTATACATTAAGTTTTTGAGACTAAGGGGAggtgaatattttttttaaacaacactcATGCACGCGCGCATACACGTAGGCAGCCTACCCAATGATGGAGCACATTTTAAAAGCTAGCATATAGATAACTTTTCACTTGGCTAGTTACATAGCCATTAAACAAAGTTAGGCGCTAATATCTTACTGTACCGTTAGCTATACATAAACTTACAACAACCTAATTCTTACCGTGACAAACAAAGCAGTTCAACGGAATTCACGGAACAACTTACCAGATGAAATATCAGACACGACGCTGTGCTCGGTACTTTCAGATGAATCCGAGTCTGGTGG
This window contains:
- the LOC132889077 gene encoding uncharacterized protein LOC132889077 — encoded protein: MPKSKAWLYFSKSDNNTARCNICDKSITCKSGNTSNFLKHLTVHGINLRAESCTVFSHTPTYAPSPPPTSLQDVLPPDSDSSESTEHSVVSDISSASAQVPVRRKRLAATVNPFTLAEKAKMTKEKQAECHRAVTQFVVKGLLPFSTMETPWFREIRTLNPRYQPPSRDMLANTCIPAWYAAEKERVKTELKDVRDVAVTADEWF